A single genomic interval of Colius striatus isolate bColStr4 chromosome 9, bColStr4.1.hap1, whole genome shotgun sequence harbors:
- the HNRNPH1 gene encoding heterogeneous nuclear ribonucleoprotein H isoform X2, giving the protein MDPCHTEETEGEIPGLGFSDRSEQIVSRGVASAFEAATTEAETETSLTPNVMLNTESSEGYVVKVRGLPWSCSTEEVQRFFSDCKILNGALGIRFIYTREGRPSGEAFAELESEEDVKLALKKDRETMGHRYVEVFKSNNVEMDWVLKHTGPNSPDTANDGFVRLRGLPFGCSKEEIVQFFSGLEIVPNGITLPVDFQGRSTGEAFVQFASQEIAEKALKKHKERIGHRYIEIFKSSRAEVRTHYDPPRKLLAMQRPGPYDRPGLTRGYNSLGRGSSLERMRRGAYGGGYGGYDDYNGYNDGYGFGSDRFGRGMSDHRYGDGGSTFQSTTGHCVHMRGLPYRATENDIYNFFSPLNPVRVHIEIGPDGRVTGEADVEFATHEDAVAAMSKDKANMQHRYVELFLNSTAGGSGGAYGSQMMGAMVKESEGVVQDWNTSTLAGSQSSYGGPANQQLSGGYGGGYGGQSSMSGYDPGSQGAMNSSYYSSGNRASMGVNGMGGMSNMSNMSGGWGM; this is encoded by the exons GCTTCAGTGACCGAAGCGAGCAGATTGTTTCACGTGGGGTAGCGTCAGCATTTGAAGCTG CAACCACAGAAGCCGAGACGGAGACAAGCCTCACGCCCAACGTGATGCTCAACACAGAGAGCAGCGAGGGATATGTGGTGAAAGTCAGGGGGCTGCCTTGGTCCTGCTCCactgaggaggtgcagaggtttttttccG ATTGTAAAATTCTAAACGGGGCTTTGGGTATCCGTTTCATCTACACCAGGGAGGGCAGACCAAGTGGAGAGGCATTTGCTGAGCTTGAATCAGAGGAAGATGTGAAATTGGCACtgaaaaaagacagagaaacaaTGGGACACAGATATGTTGAAG TTTTCAAGTCAAACAACGTTGAAATGGATTGGGTTCTGAAGCATACTGGTCCCAACAGCCCTGATACAGCTAATGATGGTTTTGTACGTCTTAGAGGACTCCCATTTGGCTGTAGTAAAGAAGAGATTGTACAGTTTTTTTCAG GGTTGGAAATCGTGCCAAATGGGATAACATTGCCGGTGGACTTCCAGGGGAGGAGTACGGGGGAGGCCTTCGTGCAGTTTGCTTCACAGGAAATAGCTGAAAAGGctctaaagaaacacaaggaaagaatAGGGCACAG GTACATTGAGATCTTCAAGAGTAGTCGGGCAGAAGTGCGCACTCACTACGACCCTCCACGCAAGCTGCTGGCAATGCAGAGACCCGGCCCGTACGACAGGCCCGGGCTTACGCGGGGATATAACAGTCTGGGTAGAGGAAGTAGCTTGGAAAGAATGAGGCGTGGAGCCTACGGAGGAG GTTATGGAGGTTATGATGACTACAATGGGTATAATGATGGCTATGGTTTTGGTTCTGATAGATTTGGAAGAG GAATGTCGGACCACAGATACGGCGATGGAGGATCCACCTTCCAGAGCACGACCGGCCACTGCGTCCACATGAGGGGTCTGCCTTACAGAGCCACGGAGAACGACATCTACAAC TTCTTCTCGCCTCTGAACCCCGTAAGAGTACACATCGAGATCGGACCAGATGGCAGAGTCACCGGCGAGGCAGACGTGGAGTTCGCGACTCATGAGGACGCAGTGGCCGCCATGTCCAAAGACAAGGCAAACATGC AACACAGATATGTAGAGCTCTTCTTGAATTCGACAGCGGGAGGCAGTGGCGGTGCCTACGGCAGCCAAATGATGGGCGCGATGG TCAAGGAATCGGAAGGGGTAGTCCAAGACTGGAACACTAGCACATTGGCAG GAAGCCAATCAAGTTATGGTGGTCCCGCTAACCAGCAGCTGAGCGGGGGTTACGGAGGAGGCTATGGTGGCCAAAGCAGCATGAGTGGCTATG ACCCCGGGAGCCAGGGCGCCATGAACAGCAGCTACTACAGCAGCGGGAACCGGGCGTCCATGGGAGTGAACGGCATGGGCGGCATGTCCAACATGTCCAACATGAGTGGTGGCTGGGGAATGTAA
- the HNRNPH1 gene encoding heterogeneous nuclear ribonucleoprotein H isoform X1: MDPCHTEETEGEIPGLGFSDRSEQIVSRGVASAFEAATTEAETETSLTPNVMLNTESSEGYVVKVRGLPWSCSTEEVQRFFSDCKILNGALGIRFIYTREGRPSGEAFAELESEEDVKLALKKDRETMGHRYVEVFKSNNVEMDWVLKHTGPNSPDTANDGFVRLRGLPFGCSKEEIVQFFSGLEIVPNGITLPVDFQGRSTGEAFVQFASQEIAEKALKKHKERIGHRYIEIFKSSRAEVRTHYDPPRKLLAMQRPGPYDRPGLTRGYNSLGRGSSLERMRRGAYGGGYGGYDDYNGYNDGYGFGSDRFGREWTLFSAGMSDHRYGDGGSTFQSTTGHCVHMRGLPYRATENDIYNFFSPLNPVRVHIEIGPDGRVTGEADVEFATHEDAVAAMSKDKANMQHRYVELFLNSTAGGSGGAYGSQMMGAMVKESEGVVQDWNTSTLAGSQSSYGGPANQQLSGGYGGGYGGQSSMSGYDPGSQGAMNSSYYSSGNRASMGVNGMGGMSNMSNMSGGWGM, from the exons GCTTCAGTGACCGAAGCGAGCAGATTGTTTCACGTGGGGTAGCGTCAGCATTTGAAGCTG CAACCACAGAAGCCGAGACGGAGACAAGCCTCACGCCCAACGTGATGCTCAACACAGAGAGCAGCGAGGGATATGTGGTGAAAGTCAGGGGGCTGCCTTGGTCCTGCTCCactgaggaggtgcagaggtttttttccG ATTGTAAAATTCTAAACGGGGCTTTGGGTATCCGTTTCATCTACACCAGGGAGGGCAGACCAAGTGGAGAGGCATTTGCTGAGCTTGAATCAGAGGAAGATGTGAAATTGGCACtgaaaaaagacagagaaacaaTGGGACACAGATATGTTGAAG TTTTCAAGTCAAACAACGTTGAAATGGATTGGGTTCTGAAGCATACTGGTCCCAACAGCCCTGATACAGCTAATGATGGTTTTGTACGTCTTAGAGGACTCCCATTTGGCTGTAGTAAAGAAGAGATTGTACAGTTTTTTTCAG GGTTGGAAATCGTGCCAAATGGGATAACATTGCCGGTGGACTTCCAGGGGAGGAGTACGGGGGAGGCCTTCGTGCAGTTTGCTTCACAGGAAATAGCTGAAAAGGctctaaagaaacacaaggaaagaatAGGGCACAG GTACATTGAGATCTTCAAGAGTAGTCGGGCAGAAGTGCGCACTCACTACGACCCTCCACGCAAGCTGCTGGCAATGCAGAGACCCGGCCCGTACGACAGGCCCGGGCTTACGCGGGGATATAACAGTCTGGGTAGAGGAAGTAGCTTGGAAAGAATGAGGCGTGGAGCCTACGGAGGAG GTTATGGAGGTTATGATGACTACAATGGGTATAATGATGGCTATGGTTTTGGTTCTGATAGATTTGGAAGAG AATGGACTCTTTTCTCTGCAGGAATGTCGGACCACAGATACGGCGATGGAGGATCCACCTTCCAGAGCACGACCGGCCACTGCGTCCACATGAGGGGTCTGCCTTACAGAGCCACGGAGAACGACATCTACAAC TTCTTCTCGCCTCTGAACCCCGTAAGAGTACACATCGAGATCGGACCAGATGGCAGAGTCACCGGCGAGGCAGACGTGGAGTTCGCGACTCATGAGGACGCAGTGGCCGCCATGTCCAAAGACAAGGCAAACATGC AACACAGATATGTAGAGCTCTTCTTGAATTCGACAGCGGGAGGCAGTGGCGGTGCCTACGGCAGCCAAATGATGGGCGCGATGG TCAAGGAATCGGAAGGGGTAGTCCAAGACTGGAACACTAGCACATTGGCAG GAAGCCAATCAAGTTATGGTGGTCCCGCTAACCAGCAGCTGAGCGGGGGTTACGGAGGAGGCTATGGTGGCCAAAGCAGCATGAGTGGCTATG ACCCCGGGAGCCAGGGCGCCATGAACAGCAGCTACTACAGCAGCGGGAACCGGGCGTCCATGGGAGTGAACGGCATGGGCGGCATGTCCAACATGTCCAACATGAGTGGTGGCTGGGGAATGTAA
- the HNRNPH1 gene encoding heterogeneous nuclear ribonucleoprotein H isoform X3, with the protein MDPCHTEETEGEIPGLGFSDRSEQIVSRGVASAFEAATTEAETETSLTPNVMLNTESSEGYVVKVRGLPWSCSTEEVQRFFSDCKILNGALGIRFIYTREGRPSGEAFAELESEEDVKLALKKDRETMGHRYVEVFKSNNVEMDWVLKHTGPNSPDTANDGFVRLRGLPFGCSKEEIVQFFSGLEIVPNGITLPVDFQGRSTGEAFVQFASQEIAEKALKKHKERIGHRYIEIFKSSRAEVRTHYDPPRKLLAMQRPGPYDRPGLTRGYNSLGRGSSLERMRRGAYGGGYGGYDDYNGYNDGYGFGSDRFGREWTLFSAGMSDHRYGDGGSTFQSTTGHCVHMRGLPYRATENDIYNFFSPLNPVRVHIEIGPDGRVTGEADVEFATHEDAVAAMSKDKANMQHRYVELFLNSTAGGSGGAYGSQMMGAMVKESEGVVQDWNTSTLAGSQSSYGGPANQQLSGGYGGGYGGQSSMSGYVLGTVGGIYEVAPPGQALGERCFESA; encoded by the exons GCTTCAGTGACCGAAGCGAGCAGATTGTTTCACGTGGGGTAGCGTCAGCATTTGAAGCTG CAACCACAGAAGCCGAGACGGAGACAAGCCTCACGCCCAACGTGATGCTCAACACAGAGAGCAGCGAGGGATATGTGGTGAAAGTCAGGGGGCTGCCTTGGTCCTGCTCCactgaggaggtgcagaggtttttttccG ATTGTAAAATTCTAAACGGGGCTTTGGGTATCCGTTTCATCTACACCAGGGAGGGCAGACCAAGTGGAGAGGCATTTGCTGAGCTTGAATCAGAGGAAGATGTGAAATTGGCACtgaaaaaagacagagaaacaaTGGGACACAGATATGTTGAAG TTTTCAAGTCAAACAACGTTGAAATGGATTGGGTTCTGAAGCATACTGGTCCCAACAGCCCTGATACAGCTAATGATGGTTTTGTACGTCTTAGAGGACTCCCATTTGGCTGTAGTAAAGAAGAGATTGTACAGTTTTTTTCAG GGTTGGAAATCGTGCCAAATGGGATAACATTGCCGGTGGACTTCCAGGGGAGGAGTACGGGGGAGGCCTTCGTGCAGTTTGCTTCACAGGAAATAGCTGAAAAGGctctaaagaaacacaaggaaagaatAGGGCACAG GTACATTGAGATCTTCAAGAGTAGTCGGGCAGAAGTGCGCACTCACTACGACCCTCCACGCAAGCTGCTGGCAATGCAGAGACCCGGCCCGTACGACAGGCCCGGGCTTACGCGGGGATATAACAGTCTGGGTAGAGGAAGTAGCTTGGAAAGAATGAGGCGTGGAGCCTACGGAGGAG GTTATGGAGGTTATGATGACTACAATGGGTATAATGATGGCTATGGTTTTGGTTCTGATAGATTTGGAAGAG AATGGACTCTTTTCTCTGCAGGAATGTCGGACCACAGATACGGCGATGGAGGATCCACCTTCCAGAGCACGACCGGCCACTGCGTCCACATGAGGGGTCTGCCTTACAGAGCCACGGAGAACGACATCTACAAC TTCTTCTCGCCTCTGAACCCCGTAAGAGTACACATCGAGATCGGACCAGATGGCAGAGTCACCGGCGAGGCAGACGTGGAGTTCGCGACTCATGAGGACGCAGTGGCCGCCATGTCCAAAGACAAGGCAAACATGC AACACAGATATGTAGAGCTCTTCTTGAATTCGACAGCGGGAGGCAGTGGCGGTGCCTACGGCAGCCAAATGATGGGCGCGATGG TCAAGGAATCGGAAGGGGTAGTCCAAGACTGGAACACTAGCACATTGGCAG GAAGCCAATCAAGTTATGGTGGTCCCGCTAACCAGCAGCTGAGCGGGGGTTACGGAGGAGGCTATGGTGGCCAAAGCAGCATGAGTGGCTATG TATTGGGCACAGTAGGCGGTATTTACGAGGTGGCCCCGCCAGGACAGGCGTTGGGGGAGCGATGCTTCGAGTCGGCCTGA
- the HNRNPH1 gene encoding heterogeneous nuclear ribonucleoprotein H isoform X4 has product MDPCHTEETEGEIPGLGFSDRSEQIVSRGVASAFEAATTEAETETSLTPNVMLNTESSEGYVVKVRGLPWSCSTEEVQRFFSDCKILNGALGIRFIYTREGRPSGEAFAELESEEDVKLALKKDRETMGHRYVEVFKSNNVEMDWVLKHTGPNSPDTANDGFVRLRGLPFGCSKEEIVQFFSGLEIVPNGITLPVDFQGRSTGEAFVQFASQEIAEKALKKHKERIGHRYIEIFKSSRAEVRTHYDPPRKLLAMQRPGPYDRPGLTRGYNSLGRGSSLERMRRGAYGGGYGGYDDYNGYNDGYGFGSDRFGREWTLFSAGMSDHRYGDGGSTFQSTTGHCVHMRGLPYRATENDIYNFFSPLNPVRVHIEIGPDGRVTGEADVEFATHEDAVAAMSKDKANMQHRYVELFLNSTAGGSGGAYGSQMMGAMVKESEGVVQDWNTSTLAGSQSSYGGPANQQLSGGYGGGYGGQSSMSGYVGGIYEVAPPGQALGERCFESA; this is encoded by the exons GCTTCAGTGACCGAAGCGAGCAGATTGTTTCACGTGGGGTAGCGTCAGCATTTGAAGCTG CAACCACAGAAGCCGAGACGGAGACAAGCCTCACGCCCAACGTGATGCTCAACACAGAGAGCAGCGAGGGATATGTGGTGAAAGTCAGGGGGCTGCCTTGGTCCTGCTCCactgaggaggtgcagaggtttttttccG ATTGTAAAATTCTAAACGGGGCTTTGGGTATCCGTTTCATCTACACCAGGGAGGGCAGACCAAGTGGAGAGGCATTTGCTGAGCTTGAATCAGAGGAAGATGTGAAATTGGCACtgaaaaaagacagagaaacaaTGGGACACAGATATGTTGAAG TTTTCAAGTCAAACAACGTTGAAATGGATTGGGTTCTGAAGCATACTGGTCCCAACAGCCCTGATACAGCTAATGATGGTTTTGTACGTCTTAGAGGACTCCCATTTGGCTGTAGTAAAGAAGAGATTGTACAGTTTTTTTCAG GGTTGGAAATCGTGCCAAATGGGATAACATTGCCGGTGGACTTCCAGGGGAGGAGTACGGGGGAGGCCTTCGTGCAGTTTGCTTCACAGGAAATAGCTGAAAAGGctctaaagaaacacaaggaaagaatAGGGCACAG GTACATTGAGATCTTCAAGAGTAGTCGGGCAGAAGTGCGCACTCACTACGACCCTCCACGCAAGCTGCTGGCAATGCAGAGACCCGGCCCGTACGACAGGCCCGGGCTTACGCGGGGATATAACAGTCTGGGTAGAGGAAGTAGCTTGGAAAGAATGAGGCGTGGAGCCTACGGAGGAG GTTATGGAGGTTATGATGACTACAATGGGTATAATGATGGCTATGGTTTTGGTTCTGATAGATTTGGAAGAG AATGGACTCTTTTCTCTGCAGGAATGTCGGACCACAGATACGGCGATGGAGGATCCACCTTCCAGAGCACGACCGGCCACTGCGTCCACATGAGGGGTCTGCCTTACAGAGCCACGGAGAACGACATCTACAAC TTCTTCTCGCCTCTGAACCCCGTAAGAGTACACATCGAGATCGGACCAGATGGCAGAGTCACCGGCGAGGCAGACGTGGAGTTCGCGACTCATGAGGACGCAGTGGCCGCCATGTCCAAAGACAAGGCAAACATGC AACACAGATATGTAGAGCTCTTCTTGAATTCGACAGCGGGAGGCAGTGGCGGTGCCTACGGCAGCCAAATGATGGGCGCGATGG TCAAGGAATCGGAAGGGGTAGTCCAAGACTGGAACACTAGCACATTGGCAG GAAGCCAATCAAGTTATGGTGGTCCCGCTAACCAGCAGCTGAGCGGGGGTTACGGAGGAGGCTATGGTGGCCAAAGCAGCATGAGTGGCTATG TAGGCGGTATTTACGAGGTGGCCCCGCCAGGACAGGCGTTGGGGGAGCGATGCTTCGAGTCGGCCTGA
- the HNRNPH1 gene encoding heterogeneous nuclear ribonucleoprotein H isoform X7 gives MSTTEAETETSLTPNVMLNTESSEGYVVKVRGLPWSCSTEEVQRFFSDCKILNGALGIRFIYTREGRPSGEAFAELESEEDVKLALKKDRETMGHRYVEVFKSNNVEMDWVLKHTGPNSPDTANDGFVRLRGLPFGCSKEEIVQFFSGLEIVPNGITLPVDFQGRSTGEAFVQFASQEIAEKALKKHKERIGHRYIEIFKSSRAEVRTHYDPPRKLLAMQRPGPYDRPGLTRGYNSLGRGSSLERMRRGAYGGGYGGYDDYNGYNDGYGFGSDRFGREWTLFSAGMSDHRYGDGGSTFQSTTGHCVHMRGLPYRATENDIYNFFSPLNPVRVHIEIGPDGRVTGEADVEFATHEDAVAAMSKDKANMQHRYVELFLNSTAGGSGGAYGSQMMGAMVKESEGVVQDWNTSTLAGSQSSYGGPANQQLSGGYGGGYGGQSSMSGYDPGSQGAMNSSYYSSGNRASMGVNGMGGMSNMSNMSGGWGM, from the exons ATGT CAACCACAGAAGCCGAGACGGAGACAAGCCTCACGCCCAACGTGATGCTCAACACAGAGAGCAGCGAGGGATATGTGGTGAAAGTCAGGGGGCTGCCTTGGTCCTGCTCCactgaggaggtgcagaggtttttttccG ATTGTAAAATTCTAAACGGGGCTTTGGGTATCCGTTTCATCTACACCAGGGAGGGCAGACCAAGTGGAGAGGCATTTGCTGAGCTTGAATCAGAGGAAGATGTGAAATTGGCACtgaaaaaagacagagaaacaaTGGGACACAGATATGTTGAAG TTTTCAAGTCAAACAACGTTGAAATGGATTGGGTTCTGAAGCATACTGGTCCCAACAGCCCTGATACAGCTAATGATGGTTTTGTACGTCTTAGAGGACTCCCATTTGGCTGTAGTAAAGAAGAGATTGTACAGTTTTTTTCAG GGTTGGAAATCGTGCCAAATGGGATAACATTGCCGGTGGACTTCCAGGGGAGGAGTACGGGGGAGGCCTTCGTGCAGTTTGCTTCACAGGAAATAGCTGAAAAGGctctaaagaaacacaaggaaagaatAGGGCACAG GTACATTGAGATCTTCAAGAGTAGTCGGGCAGAAGTGCGCACTCACTACGACCCTCCACGCAAGCTGCTGGCAATGCAGAGACCCGGCCCGTACGACAGGCCCGGGCTTACGCGGGGATATAACAGTCTGGGTAGAGGAAGTAGCTTGGAAAGAATGAGGCGTGGAGCCTACGGAGGAG GTTATGGAGGTTATGATGACTACAATGGGTATAATGATGGCTATGGTTTTGGTTCTGATAGATTTGGAAGAG AATGGACTCTTTTCTCTGCAGGAATGTCGGACCACAGATACGGCGATGGAGGATCCACCTTCCAGAGCACGACCGGCCACTGCGTCCACATGAGGGGTCTGCCTTACAGAGCCACGGAGAACGACATCTACAAC TTCTTCTCGCCTCTGAACCCCGTAAGAGTACACATCGAGATCGGACCAGATGGCAGAGTCACCGGCGAGGCAGACGTGGAGTTCGCGACTCATGAGGACGCAGTGGCCGCCATGTCCAAAGACAAGGCAAACATGC AACACAGATATGTAGAGCTCTTCTTGAATTCGACAGCGGGAGGCAGTGGCGGTGCCTACGGCAGCCAAATGATGGGCGCGATGG TCAAGGAATCGGAAGGGGTAGTCCAAGACTGGAACACTAGCACATTGGCAG GAAGCCAATCAAGTTATGGTGGTCCCGCTAACCAGCAGCTGAGCGGGGGTTACGGAGGAGGCTATGGTGGCCAAAGCAGCATGAGTGGCTATG ACCCCGGGAGCCAGGGCGCCATGAACAGCAGCTACTACAGCAGCGGGAACCGGGCGTCCATGGGAGTGAACGGCATGGGCGGCATGTCCAACATGTCCAACATGAGTGGTGGCTGGGGAATGTAA
- the HNRNPH1 gene encoding heterogeneous nuclear ribonucleoprotein H isoform X6: protein MDPCHTEETEGEIPGLATTEAETETSLTPNVMLNTESSEGYVVKVRGLPWSCSTEEVQRFFSDCKILNGALGIRFIYTREGRPSGEAFAELESEEDVKLALKKDRETMGHRYVEVFKSNNVEMDWVLKHTGPNSPDTANDGFVRLRGLPFGCSKEEIVQFFSGLEIVPNGITLPVDFQGRSTGEAFVQFASQEIAEKALKKHKERIGHRYIEIFKSSRAEVRTHYDPPRKLLAMQRPGPYDRPGLTRGYNSLGRGSSLERMRRGAYGGGYGGYDDYNGYNDGYGFGSDRFGRGMSDHRYGDGGSTFQSTTGHCVHMRGLPYRATENDIYNFFSPLNPVRVHIEIGPDGRVTGEADVEFATHEDAVAAMSKDKANMQHRYVELFLNSTAGGSGGAYGSQMMGAMVKESEGVVQDWNTSTLAGSQSSYGGPANQQLSGGYGGGYGGQSSMSGYDPGSQGAMNSSYYSSGNRASMGVNGMGGMSNMSNMSGGWGM from the exons CAACCACAGAAGCCGAGACGGAGACAAGCCTCACGCCCAACGTGATGCTCAACACAGAGAGCAGCGAGGGATATGTGGTGAAAGTCAGGGGGCTGCCTTGGTCCTGCTCCactgaggaggtgcagaggtttttttccG ATTGTAAAATTCTAAACGGGGCTTTGGGTATCCGTTTCATCTACACCAGGGAGGGCAGACCAAGTGGAGAGGCATTTGCTGAGCTTGAATCAGAGGAAGATGTGAAATTGGCACtgaaaaaagacagagaaacaaTGGGACACAGATATGTTGAAG TTTTCAAGTCAAACAACGTTGAAATGGATTGGGTTCTGAAGCATACTGGTCCCAACAGCCCTGATACAGCTAATGATGGTTTTGTACGTCTTAGAGGACTCCCATTTGGCTGTAGTAAAGAAGAGATTGTACAGTTTTTTTCAG GGTTGGAAATCGTGCCAAATGGGATAACATTGCCGGTGGACTTCCAGGGGAGGAGTACGGGGGAGGCCTTCGTGCAGTTTGCTTCACAGGAAATAGCTGAAAAGGctctaaagaaacacaaggaaagaatAGGGCACAG GTACATTGAGATCTTCAAGAGTAGTCGGGCAGAAGTGCGCACTCACTACGACCCTCCACGCAAGCTGCTGGCAATGCAGAGACCCGGCCCGTACGACAGGCCCGGGCTTACGCGGGGATATAACAGTCTGGGTAGAGGAAGTAGCTTGGAAAGAATGAGGCGTGGAGCCTACGGAGGAG GTTATGGAGGTTATGATGACTACAATGGGTATAATGATGGCTATGGTTTTGGTTCTGATAGATTTGGAAGAG GAATGTCGGACCACAGATACGGCGATGGAGGATCCACCTTCCAGAGCACGACCGGCCACTGCGTCCACATGAGGGGTCTGCCTTACAGAGCCACGGAGAACGACATCTACAAC TTCTTCTCGCCTCTGAACCCCGTAAGAGTACACATCGAGATCGGACCAGATGGCAGAGTCACCGGCGAGGCAGACGTGGAGTTCGCGACTCATGAGGACGCAGTGGCCGCCATGTCCAAAGACAAGGCAAACATGC AACACAGATATGTAGAGCTCTTCTTGAATTCGACAGCGGGAGGCAGTGGCGGTGCCTACGGCAGCCAAATGATGGGCGCGATGG TCAAGGAATCGGAAGGGGTAGTCCAAGACTGGAACACTAGCACATTGGCAG GAAGCCAATCAAGTTATGGTGGTCCCGCTAACCAGCAGCTGAGCGGGGGTTACGGAGGAGGCTATGGTGGCCAAAGCAGCATGAGTGGCTATG ACCCCGGGAGCCAGGGCGCCATGAACAGCAGCTACTACAGCAGCGGGAACCGGGCGTCCATGGGAGTGAACGGCATGGGCGGCATGTCCAACATGTCCAACATGAGTGGTGGCTGGGGAATGTAA
- the HNRNPH1 gene encoding heterogeneous nuclear ribonucleoprotein H isoform X5, whose protein sequence is MDPCHTEETEGEIPGLATTEAETETSLTPNVMLNTESSEGYVVKVRGLPWSCSTEEVQRFFSDCKILNGALGIRFIYTREGRPSGEAFAELESEEDVKLALKKDRETMGHRYVEVFKSNNVEMDWVLKHTGPNSPDTANDGFVRLRGLPFGCSKEEIVQFFSGLEIVPNGITLPVDFQGRSTGEAFVQFASQEIAEKALKKHKERIGHRYIEIFKSSRAEVRTHYDPPRKLLAMQRPGPYDRPGLTRGYNSLGRGSSLERMRRGAYGGGYGGYDDYNGYNDGYGFGSDRFGREWTLFSAGMSDHRYGDGGSTFQSTTGHCVHMRGLPYRATENDIYNFFSPLNPVRVHIEIGPDGRVTGEADVEFATHEDAVAAMSKDKANMQHRYVELFLNSTAGGSGGAYGSQMMGAMVKESEGVVQDWNTSTLAGSQSSYGGPANQQLSGGYGGGYGGQSSMSGYDPGSQGAMNSSYYSSGNRASMGVNGMGGMSNMSNMSGGWGM, encoded by the exons CAACCACAGAAGCCGAGACGGAGACAAGCCTCACGCCCAACGTGATGCTCAACACAGAGAGCAGCGAGGGATATGTGGTGAAAGTCAGGGGGCTGCCTTGGTCCTGCTCCactgaggaggtgcagaggtttttttccG ATTGTAAAATTCTAAACGGGGCTTTGGGTATCCGTTTCATCTACACCAGGGAGGGCAGACCAAGTGGAGAGGCATTTGCTGAGCTTGAATCAGAGGAAGATGTGAAATTGGCACtgaaaaaagacagagaaacaaTGGGACACAGATATGTTGAAG TTTTCAAGTCAAACAACGTTGAAATGGATTGGGTTCTGAAGCATACTGGTCCCAACAGCCCTGATACAGCTAATGATGGTTTTGTACGTCTTAGAGGACTCCCATTTGGCTGTAGTAAAGAAGAGATTGTACAGTTTTTTTCAG GGTTGGAAATCGTGCCAAATGGGATAACATTGCCGGTGGACTTCCAGGGGAGGAGTACGGGGGAGGCCTTCGTGCAGTTTGCTTCACAGGAAATAGCTGAAAAGGctctaaagaaacacaaggaaagaatAGGGCACAG GTACATTGAGATCTTCAAGAGTAGTCGGGCAGAAGTGCGCACTCACTACGACCCTCCACGCAAGCTGCTGGCAATGCAGAGACCCGGCCCGTACGACAGGCCCGGGCTTACGCGGGGATATAACAGTCTGGGTAGAGGAAGTAGCTTGGAAAGAATGAGGCGTGGAGCCTACGGAGGAG GTTATGGAGGTTATGATGACTACAATGGGTATAATGATGGCTATGGTTTTGGTTCTGATAGATTTGGAAGAG AATGGACTCTTTTCTCTGCAGGAATGTCGGACCACAGATACGGCGATGGAGGATCCACCTTCCAGAGCACGACCGGCCACTGCGTCCACATGAGGGGTCTGCCTTACAGAGCCACGGAGAACGACATCTACAAC TTCTTCTCGCCTCTGAACCCCGTAAGAGTACACATCGAGATCGGACCAGATGGCAGAGTCACCGGCGAGGCAGACGTGGAGTTCGCGACTCATGAGGACGCAGTGGCCGCCATGTCCAAAGACAAGGCAAACATGC AACACAGATATGTAGAGCTCTTCTTGAATTCGACAGCGGGAGGCAGTGGCGGTGCCTACGGCAGCCAAATGATGGGCGCGATGG TCAAGGAATCGGAAGGGGTAGTCCAAGACTGGAACACTAGCACATTGGCAG GAAGCCAATCAAGTTATGGTGGTCCCGCTAACCAGCAGCTGAGCGGGGGTTACGGAGGAGGCTATGGTGGCCAAAGCAGCATGAGTGGCTATG ACCCCGGGAGCCAGGGCGCCATGAACAGCAGCTACTACAGCAGCGGGAACCGGGCGTCCATGGGAGTGAACGGCATGGGCGGCATGTCCAACATGTCCAACATGAGTGGTGGCTGGGGAATGTAA